Proteins encoded together in one Bacteroides ovatus window:
- the tnpC gene encoding IS66 family transposase, which produces MKKDEIIELLKEQIKGLRDDNNRLLDQIDALIKEVSSLKEALLQKGESLSKQQRLTKGLAKLVSNTSEQQQAPQSAISEEERQKIEAEKADKRKARKNNGAKRDMHYEMEEEEHVVYPDDPDFDINKARLFTTVPRICVRYECVPMRFIKHVYKIHTYTQEGRLFEGKTPASAFLNSSYDGSFIAGLMELRYIQSLPVERIINYFESHGFTLKKPTAHKLIEKASNLFENLYKCIRQTALSDPYKAADETYYKILVPEKNSKGKGVRKGYLWVVVGINTRMIYLLYDDGSRSERVILNELGSCKGIIQSDGYSPYRKLESDAYPNITRIPCLQHIKRKFIDCGEKEPDAKRIVELINALYQNEHKHKVGVEGWTVEQNLMHRKKYAPDILGEIKDVLDEIEERGDLLPKSELQEAITYLRNEWNAVVDIFNYGDTYLDNNMVERMNRYISLSRKNSLFFGSHKGAERGAILYTIALTCRMHKVNLFEYLTDVINRTAEWQPNTPIEKYRELLPDRWEKAND; this is translated from the coding sequence ATGAAAAAGGATGAGATCATAGAGTTATTGAAGGAACAAATCAAGGGATTACGAGATGACAACAACAGACTCTTGGACCAAATAGATGCTTTGATAAAGGAGGTTTCTTCCCTTAAAGAGGCACTCCTTCAAAAAGGCGAATCTCTTAGCAAGCAACAGCGCCTTACTAAGGGACTCGCCAAACTTGTATCCAACACATCCGAACAGCAACAGGCTCCCCAATCTGCCATATCCGAAGAGGAGCGACAGAAGATAGAAGCGGAAAAAGCAGATAAGCGTAAAGCAAGAAAGAACAATGGGGCCAAACGTGACATGCATTATGAGATGGAGGAAGAAGAACATGTCGTTTATCCCGATGATCCCGATTTTGACATCAATAAGGCCCGGTTGTTTACCACTGTTCCCAGAATATGCGTCCGCTATGAATGTGTACCCATGCGCTTCATCAAGCATGTCTACAAGATACACACCTATACGCAAGAAGGTCGCCTGTTTGAGGGAAAAACACCGGCTTCGGCCTTCTTGAATTCCAGCTATGACGGTTCATTTATTGCCGGATTGATGGAATTACGTTATATACAATCGCTACCTGTTGAAAGAATCATCAACTACTTCGAGAGTCATGGCTTTACGCTGAAGAAACCTACGGCTCATAAGTTGATAGAGAAAGCCTCAAACCTCTTCGAAAATCTTTATAAGTGCATCCGGCAGACAGCTTTGAGTGATCCTTATAAGGCAGCCGATGAAACCTATTACAAAATACTCGTCCCAGAAAAGAACAGCAAGGGAAAAGGAGTCAGGAAGGGATACCTTTGGGTGGTTGTCGGCATAAACACCAGGATGATATACTTGCTCTATGATGACGGCTCCCGGTCTGAAAGAGTTATTCTTAACGAATTAGGCAGTTGCAAAGGTATCATACAAAGCGATGGTTACTCACCTTACCGGAAGCTCGAAAGCGATGCTTATCCCAATATCACACGCATCCCGTGCTTGCAACATATAAAACGGAAATTTATAGATTGCGGTGAGAAGGAGCCGGATGCAAAAAGAATCGTGGAGCTGATAAACGCACTTTATCAAAACGAGCATAAGCATAAAGTTGGGGTTGAGGGATGGACGGTAGAACAGAATCTTATGCATCGAAAAAAGTATGCGCCGGACATACTCGGAGAAATAAAAGATGTGCTTGATGAAATAGAAGAACGGGGGGATTTATTACCTAAGAGCGAACTGCAGGAAGCCATTACCTATCTTCGCAATGAGTGGAATGCAGTGGTGGACATCTTTAATTATGGTGACACTTATCTGGACAACAATATGGTTGAACGGATGAACCGGTACATATCCTTATCTAGAAAAAACTCATTGTTCTTCGGCAGCCATAAGGGGGCCGAACGAGGCGCCATACTCTATACGATAGCACTCACTTGTAGGATGCATAAAGTGAATCTATTTGAGTATCTCACGGATGTGATAAACAGAACAGCCGAATGGCAACCGAACACACCAATTGAAAAATACAGGGAACTGCTTCCTGACAGATGGGAAAAGGCTAATGACTAA